The Deferribacterota bacterium genome contains the following window.
AGATGAAAGGGATCTAGATAAAATATTATCAATCTTTATAAAAGAAGCATTTAAAGAGAATATATTGAGCAAAGATAAGCTAGCAATTGCTATTATGGGTTTTCCTGCAGGTCAGCCTGGATCAACAAATTTAGTCAAAGTTTTAAGATCTGCTGATTATGATAGATATCTAGAAATTTACAACAGCCATTCCGCACAAAAATAATTATATTTTTTTATTTAAGGTGTATTAATGATCTACTTAAAAGATATAAAAAGGGATTTTGAGGTTACTGACGAGGATATTGATAATATGAAGTCAATAGGGGAATTGCTATACAAATACTCTGATGAATACGAGGAGCAAATTTTGCTATTTATCAACAAGCGCTTTGCTCAACTAAGGATGAATAAGGAGTTTATTAATAAGCTTAAAGAAATAATTAAAAGATGGTATGGGCTATTTTTAAATGAAGAGCTAACAAATGACTATATAAGTAAACTTAAAAATATATGTAGAGCCTATATCAATTATAACAGAGGGCAAGACATAGTTAATTCATTACTCAGTTTTTCTAGGAGTTTTCTGCACGAAAAAATGTTTCAAAATATAAATGATGATTTAAAGAGGAAGGAGCACCTAATAACCCTTCATAAATTTTTAGATGTTAATCTTGAAATTCTAAATATGACTTATTTAGAGTTAAAAATTAATGAGTATAGCAAGGAATACAAATTTAGAGGATATATAGTTGGTATTGGGGAAAAGTTTTCTTTTTTAATGCAGATAATATTAATTTCATTACTAATATTAATTACAGCTATAGCCACTGTTACACTTTTCAGTGAATTTATGAGTTTTTCAATAGATAAAAGTCATGAATTTCTAATATCTTTTCTGGGTTCCCTATTGATACTTTGGATATTAACTGAGCTTATTAGAACAGAAGTACAGCTTATAAAGGGTGGTGAATTTAGGTTGTCTATTTTTATAGGGGTTGCCCTTATTGCATATATTAGAGATTTGCTTATATTAACATTACAGCATAAAATGATTGATGTATCAACAATATATGTATTAAGTGCAATCTTTATATTGGGTTTTATATATTGGTTAATCTATAGAACTGAGACAATAAAAAGAAGTGGGAGTGAATTATGATTAAGTTTATAGCTAATAAAATAGTTGGCAGCTATAATAATAGATATTTAAAGAAGCTTAGACCTCTTGTGGATAAGATAAACAGTCTTGAAGATGAGATGGTGAATAAATCTAACAGTGAACTAATGGAGACAACAAAAGCTTTGAGAAAAGAACTTGAGGCAGGTAAATCGCTAGATGAATTAATAGTGCCTGCATTTGCAGTAGTTAGGGAGGTGTCCAAAAGGACTATTGGGCTTAGACATTTTGACGTTCAACTTATGGGTGGTTATGTATTACATAAAGGAAAAATTGCTGAGATGAAGACAGGGGAAGGTAAAACCTTGGTTGCCACCCTTGCTTTATATCTTAATGCTTTAGGTGGTAAGGGAGGACATCTAGTTACAGTTAATGATTATTTAGCAAGGAGAGATGCCTTATGGATGGGCCCTATATATAAATTTTTAGGTTTAGATGTAGGTGTCTTACAACATGAGACATCCTATTTGGTAGAGTGGGAAGATGAAGAAACTTTTACTACAAAGCTTGTTGAAGCTGATAGAAGGGATGTCTACAAAGCAGATATTGTTTATGGAACAAATAGTGAGTTTGGTTTCGATTATTTAAGGGATAATATGAAGTATAATTTAGAGGATTATGTTCAGAGGGATTTAAACTATGCTATTGTAGATGAGGTTGACAATATCTTGATCGATGAGGCAAGGACACCACTGATTATTAGCGGCCCAACAGATGAAACCACTAGTTTTTATTATAAAATTGATAAGATTGTAAGACCCCTAAAAAGAGACGTTGATTATACTGTTGATGAAAAGGCAAGACAGGTTAAACTAACTGATTCTGGTATAGATAAGGTTGAAAAAGCTCTTGGTATAGACAATCTTTATGATGTAAAAAATATAGATACCCTTCATTTTGTAAATAATGCCCTAAAAGCCCATGCACTTTTTAAGATTGATAAAGACTATGTTGTTAAAGATGGCAAGGTAATTATAGTTGATGAGTTCACAGGGAGATTGATGACCGGCAGAAGATACTCTGAAGGGTTACACCAAGCTTTAGAGGCCAAAGAAGACGTACCTATTGAAAATGAAAATCAGACCTTAGCCTCTATAACGCTTCAAAATTATTTTAGGATGTATAAAAAACTTGCAGGTATGACAGGTACTGCTTATACGGAAGCAGCTGAATTTAAAGAAATATATAATTTAGATGTTATAGTAATTCCAACACATAAACCAATGATTAGAAAGGATTTGCCCGATGTTATTTATAAAACTACTAAAGAAAAATTCGATGCAATTGTAGAAGAGATTGTAAAGCTTAACAAACAGGGTAGACCAGTTCTTGTGGGAACTGTATCAATTGAAAAATCTGAGTATCTAAGTAGCTTATTACGCAGAAAAGGGATAAAACACCAAGTATTAAACGCAAAATATCATGAAAAGGAAGCAGCTATTATAGCTGAGGCTGGCAAGAAAGGTGCAGTTACAATAGCAACAAATATGGCTGGTCGTGGAACAGATATTAAATTGAGAGAAGGGGTAGTAGAACTTGGTGGACTACATATTGTTGGCACAGAGAGGCATGAAGCAAGAAGGATAGATAACCAGCTTAGAGGCAGA
Protein-coding sequences here:
- the secA gene encoding preprotein translocase subunit SecA; amino-acid sequence: MIKFIANKIVGSYNNRYLKKLRPLVDKINSLEDEMVNKSNSELMETTKALRKELEAGKSLDELIVPAFAVVREVSKRTIGLRHFDVQLMGGYVLHKGKIAEMKTGEGKTLVATLALYLNALGGKGGHLVTVNDYLARRDALWMGPIYKFLGLDVGVLQHETSYLVEWEDEETFTTKLVEADRRDVYKADIVYGTNSEFGFDYLRDNMKYNLEDYVQRDLNYAIVDEVDNILIDEARTPLIISGPTDETTSFYYKIDKIVRPLKRDVDYTVDEKARQVKLTDSGIDKVEKALGIDNLYDVKNIDTLHFVNNALKAHALFKIDKDYVVKDGKVIIVDEFTGRLMTGRRYSEGLHQALEAKEDVPIENENQTLASITLQNYFRMYKKLAGMTGTAYTEAAEFKEIYNLDVIVIPTHKPMIRKDLPDVIYKTTKEKFDAIVEEIVKLNKQGRPVLVGTVSIEKSEYLSSLLRRKGIKHQVLNAKYHEKEAAIIAEAGKKGAVTIATNMAGRGTDIKLREGVVELGGLHIVGTERHEARRIDNQLRGRSGRQGDPGSSRFYISLEDDLLRIFGSEKISYIMNKIGIKEGEPIEHPMISRAIEGAQKKIESMHFEIRKHLLEYDNVANVQRQVVYSLRRNILEKDDLEPILDEMLGDVISSLSERYIQGQLDQDYKAIKNEIERIFNIKDIELDNVNGKNVNSFNDKLFEKVKDYLKVKKELLGENYTKFLRFIMINILDSKWKDHLLSMDYLRDSVGLRGYGQKDPLIEYKKEAYALFTEMMTRVREEIVSFLCHVELRQESDIRLEERRRSYREEKKDVFNTGQEKEEKKEPVRRRAEKVGRNDPCPCGSGKKYKKCCGSQAKVVGK
- a CDS encoding phosphate-starvation-inducible PsiE family protein, with translation MIYLKDIKRDFEVTDEDIDNMKSIGELLYKYSDEYEEQILLFINKRFAQLRMNKEFINKLKEIIKRWYGLFLNEELTNDYISKLKNICRAYINYNRGQDIVNSLLSFSRSFLHEKMFQNINDDLKRKEHLITLHKFLDVNLEILNMTYLELKINEYSKEYKFRGYIVGIGEKFSFLMQIILISLLILITAIATVTLFSEFMSFSIDKSHEFLISFLGSLLILWILTELIRTEVQLIKGGEFRLSIFIGVALIAYIRDLLILTLQHKMIDVSTIYVLSAIFILGFIYWLIYRTETIKRSGSEL